The window ACGTCCGGCTGAGGCACCACGGATCCACGGGTTCACCGGGCGGAGGGAGGTCCGATCGCGCGACACGCACGTAACAGTCAGCGGTCCCGGCACCCTGCGGGGGGCGGGACCACCGCGGTGAGCCGACGGAGGGAGACCTGATCGACTGACAGCACATCCTGTATCGACGACGACGTGAGCCCGCGCCGCCCGACGGCGCGGGCTCACGCGCGCGTCCGGGGGCTCGGTCGAGCCTGCACAGCGTGGGCTCGGCCCCGTGTCCGAGGCTCGGTCGCGCCCGGACGGCGGAGGTTCAGCCCCGTCCGGGACTCAGTCGAGGCCGGCGTCGATCATCCGGGCCAGCGTGGCCGCCGCATCCTCGGAACCGTCGCCGCCGGCCGTGAACTCGACCGTCTCCCCCTGCCGGAGCCCCAGACCGATCAGCTGCAGCACATCCGTCACCGGGACCGGCGATTCCCCGGGGCGGCCCAGCCTGACGGTGGCACCGGGCCAGCGTCCCGCCTCCCGGGCCAGCAGCGACGCCGGCCGGGCGTGGACGCCGTCGGCGTCCGCGACCGTCGCGGTGCGACGGACCGCACCTGCGGTGTCCGGCGCCGGGTCGGTGCCGGTCTCACCGGAGCCGTCCCAGCTCGCACCGGCCCGCCGTGCCGCGGTCGCCACGGACGCGAGGTCGGTGCCGCTCTGGGCGGCCACGGCGGCGGCCACCGCCCCCTCGACCAGCGGGGCGTCGACGACCGTGATGCGCCCGGCCGCGTCGGGATCGCTGAACTCCAGGGCGGTCTCGGTGGTCAGCAGCGCGCTGCCGAGGTCGTAGAGCACCACCACCCCGTCGCCGCTGTCGGCGTCGGCGAGGGCGGCGGTGACCAGGTCGAAGGACGTCCCGACGCCGCCGTCGTCGGTGCCGCCGGCGACGGCGATGGTCACCT is drawn from Nakamurella deserti and contains these coding sequences:
- the dhaM gene encoding dihydroxyacetone kinase phosphoryl donor subunit DhaM, with the protein product MTVGLVIVSHSAALAAGVRELAAQMAPEVTIAVAGGTDDGGVGTSFDLVTAALADADSGDGVVVLYDLGSALLTTETALEFSDPDAAGRITVVDAPLVEGAVAAAVAAQSGTDLASVATAARRAGASWDGSGETGTDPAPDTAGAVRRTATVADADGVHARPASLLAREAGRWPGATVRLGRPGESPVPVTDVLQLIGLGLRQGETVEFTAGGDGSEDAAATLARMIDAGLD